Proteins encoded by one window of Carassius carassius chromosome 30, fCarCar2.1, whole genome shotgun sequence:
- the LOC132110679 gene encoding SEC23-interacting protein-like has product MADRKVNNIPSSSANLLFSAAPEFNFSLPFIPVSQATGPAVLSGDDASEVGEEDSFLGQTSSAAPQASTFNYFSSTTNSSDPFASIGQQPCPPAAATVIPSTTSPLPASTAASLPLNPPMSHMNPVQQYGSVTNQIPVGTYTHPPNASTPPPPPTQSSQQSYNPYRHTAASSKASPYLMAPELQQQPPSQTPQHLNPYSQTTPAPSFQTPHTAFTKPPPTQIPPPPTTANMTGPLVPANSMVPYAYNVYEPVQPHWFYCKQVESKMVWLPFSILDSICLEETFNSVQPDPENVIVCTDGGRYDVQLYDRARTAVYWEEEPTEVRRCTWFYKGDTDSRFIPYSEEFSEKLEAEYKKAVTTNQWHRRLEFPSGETIVMHNPKVIVQFQPSAMPDEWGTTQDGQTRPRVVKRGVDDDHDEVPDGEMPQVDHLVFMVHGIGPVCDLRFRSMVECVDDFRSVSLKLLQSHFKKARDDHLISRVEFLPVQWHTALHGDATGVDRRIKKITLPSTGRLRHFTNETLLDVLFYNSPTYCQTIMDTIAFEINRLHALFMQRNPDFKGRVSVSGHSLGSLILFDLLSNQKTGSPSSGPVTDGNALPNVKPVSPVVQANEVPTVAAAEEESKEEEEEIGSLSSVLEMLGLSEYLSTFETEKIDVESLLLCTIDDLKEMSIPLGPRKKLANFVKEKSAKLASRKAVEEKTVEKEEPKETQPSIQIEPTPDPAISKLPVGRTKSSIHVDYNYFEIGTGQVSVVYHALDFEPVNFFALGSPIGMFLTVRGVEKIEESYQLPTCKGFFNIYHPLDPVAYRIEPMILPDIELEPVLIPHHKGRKRLHLELKESLSKMGSDLKQGFISSLKTAWQTLNEFARAHTSSAQLHEQLAMVASQIKAEEEKQQGEEEDKMVESPEPQKEETQVKVGMLNGGNRIDYVLQEKPIESFNEYLFALQSHLCYWESEDTALLLLKEIYKTMNIHPDQPVH; this is encoded by the exons ATGGCTGATAGGAAAGTCAATAACATCCCCAGCAGCAGCGCAAATCTGCTGTTTTCAGCAGCTCCGGAGTTCAACTTCAGCCTGCCGTTCATACCGGTCAGTCAGGCCACCGGCCCCGCGGTTTTATCCGGAG ATGATGCCAGTGAAGTTGGAGAAGAAGACAGTTTTCTTGGCCAGACATCATCAGCAGCTCCTCAAGCCTCCACATTCAATTATTTCTCCAGCACGACTAACAGCAGTGACCCGTTTGCATCTATAGGGCAGCAGCCATGCCCGCCTGCAGCCGCCACCGTCATTCCATCAACAACAAGCCCATTGCCTGCATCCACTGCAGCTAGCCTGCCTCTAAACCCACCAATGAGTCACATGAACCCCGTACAGCAGTATGGCAGTGTCACTAATCAAATCCCTGTGGGTACATACACTCATCCACCTAATGCATcaactcctcctcctcctcctacccAGAGCTCCCAGCAGTCCTATAATCCATACCGTCACACAGCTGCCAGTAGCAAAGCTAGTCCGTACCTCATGGCTCCTGAATTACAGCAGCAGCCCCCCAGCCAAACACCCCAGCATCTAAACCCCTATTCTCAGACCACCCCTGCTCCCTCGTTCCAGACTCCACACACAGCGTTTACCAAG CCTCCCCCCACACAGATTCCACCACCCCCTACAACGGCCAACATGACTGGACCATTAGTCCCTGCCAACTCAATGGTGCCATATGCTTACAATGTTTATGAACCTGTTCAACCTCACTGGTTCTACTGCAAACAAGTGGAGTCAAAGATGGTCTGGCTTCCTTTTAGTATTCTGGATTCCATTTGCTTGGAAGAAACTTTCAACTCTG TTCAGCCAGATCCAGAAAATGTGATTGTGTGTACGGACGGAGGACGCTATGATGTGCAGCTGTATGACCGCGCACGGACCGCCGTGTACTGGGAGGAAGAGCCCACTGAGGTCCGCCGCTGTACCTGGTTCTACAAAGGAGACACAGACAGTCGTTTCATCCCCTATTCAGAAGAATTCAGTGAGAAGCTGGAG GCAGAATATAAGAAGGCTGTTACCACTAATCAGTGGCACCGCCGACTAGAATTCCCTTCTGGTGAGACCATCGTAATGCACAATCCAAAG GTGATTGTGCAGTTTCAGCCGTCTGCCATGCCTGATGAGTGGGGCACGACACAGGACGGTCAGACCCGACCTCGGGTTGTCAAGAGAGGTGTGGACGATGATCATGATGAAGTTCCTGATG GTGAGATGCCTCAGGTGGATCATCTGGTGTTTATGGTGCATGGCATAGGCCCCGTCTGTGACCTGAGGTTTAGGAGCATGGTGGAGTGTG TGGATGACTTCCGCAGTGTGTCCCTGAAGTTGTTGCAGAGCCATTTCAAGAAGGCCCGTGATGATCATCTGATTAGTCGTGTGGAGTTTTTGCCTGTGCAGTGGCACACGGCTCTGCACGGTGATGCTACAGGAGTTGACAG GAGGATAAAGAAGATTACTCTGCCCAGCACAGGTCGTTTGCGTCACTTTACTAATGAAACTCTCTTAGATGTCCTCTTCTACAACAGTCCAACCTACTGCCAGACCATTATGGACACAATTGCTTTTGAGATCAACCGCTTACATGCACTGTTCATGCAAAGAAACCCAGACTTCAAAGGCAGAGTGTCCGTGTCTGGACACAGCTTGG GCTCTTTGATACTTTTTGATCTGCTATCCAATCAGAAGACTGGCTCACCTTCTTCAGGTCCAGTGACCGATGGAAATGCTCTGCCTAATGTGAAACCG GTAAGTCCCGTCGTCCAGGCCAATGAAGTGCCTACTGTAGCGGCTGCTGAGGAAGAGTCtaaagaggaagaagaggagattGGCAGCCTGTcatcagttctggagatgttgggGTTGTCTGAATATCTGAGTACCTTTGAAACTGAGAAGATTGATGTTGAGTCTCTA CTGTTGTGCACAATAGATGATCTGAAGGAAATGAGTATTCCTCTGGGGCCACGTAAAAAACTTGCCAATTTTGTCAAAGAGAAGTCTGCAAAACTGGCAT CCCGAAAGGCTGTGGAAGAGAAGACTGTAGAAAAAGAGGAACCGAAAGAGACCCAACCTTCTATTCAGATAGAGCCCACGCCAGATCCTGCCATCAGCAAACTGCCAGTAGGAAGGACCAAGTCCTCAATCCATGTGGATTACAACTATTTTGAAATAGGCACAGGGCAG GTGTCGGTGGTATATCATGCTCTGGACTTTGAACCGGTGAATTTCTTTGCTCTTGGTTCTCCAATCGGAATGTTTCTGACAGTGCGTGGAGTGGAGAAAATCGAAGAGTCTTACCAGCTTCCCACCTGCAAAGGATTCTTCAATATCTACCATCCA CTGGATCCAGTTGCATACAGAATTGAACCCATGATATTACCTGACATTGAGCTGGAGCCGGTTTTGATCCCACATCATAAAGGGAGAAAGAGGCTTCATCTTG AATTAAAAGAGAGTTTATCCAAGATGGGCTCTGACCTAAAGCAAGGCTTCATCAGCTCTCTGAAGACTGCTTGGCAGACTCTGAATGAGTTTGCTCGTGCTCACACCTCGTCTGCTCAACTACATGAACAGCTTGCCATGGTCGCCAGTCAAATCAAAGCAGAAGAAGAAAAGCAGCAAGGGGAAG AGGAGGATAAGATGGTCGAAAGTCCTGAACCTCAGAAGGAAGAGACACAAGTAAAAGTGGGCATGCTGAATGGAGGGAATCGCATCGACTACGTCCTGCAAGAGAAACCCATCGAGAGCTTCAACGAATACCTGTTTGCACTCCAAAGTCATCTGTGTTACTG GGAATCTGAAGATACAGCTCTGCTTCTCCTCAAGGAAATTTACAAGACCATGAACATACACCCAGATCAGCCAGTGCATTGA
- the LOC132110682 gene encoding mini-chromosome maintenance complex-binding protein isoform X2, with product MPTVHDWINNPLGVVDGLFAQSKSCPDWEKKVVEYFKEKLKLNEAHTWVPSLNDVPLHYLKPNSLVKFRCMVQDMFDPEFFMGVYETSDPTSNSKQVKCGKYKDITEGGVDFNSRNTVTSERQTFYCVPIPGESQWVKESYTGTSQARVVPSTSYVPNRHKRSYEEDDEMDTQPQQMKNFSQGAQSSAESHGNIEPKRQETEAPSHDPSPSHCTSSLDLNFPLPGEKGPACLVKVYEDWDGFKLNDMLEVFGILSVDPALSVIADEREASSLLDPTEGMETVEEQRVHSPPASLVPRLHMLYAQPLVHNNPLLPSSVLENNGNYLSSVLGELASIRAELLTYLTHVLLGDSLAAEYLILHLISNVYSRQDVLPLGKFTLNLSGCPHSSSYTEHLYTVIQQLVPSSYRLCMSLHNMNTQRMVPRKDYTANRLVSGTLQLSNNTSLFLDETQLEQGQLDTTGVRNITALGNLISWQKVDYDFNYHQMEFSCNINVLITSEGRSLLPSDCQVHLRPTLNPPNLEEYLSAVQVAQVPSQLNKYRIYLSVARALNYTISDEITKAVEEDFVEMRKDDPQSMSAEDLHRLLVVARLLSLSHGQNTLSRDGWMKAKQLEALRISRTPQQKCVNGNEP from the exons ATGCCTACGGTTCATGACTGGATCAATAACCCACTGGGTGTTGTTGATGGGCTGTTTG CCCAGAGTAAGTCCTGTCCAGACTGGGAGAAGAAAGTTGTGGAATATTTCAAAGAGAAACTGAAACTAAACGAGGCTCATACATGG GTTCCATCTCTGAATGATGTTCCCCTGCACTACCTGAAGCCTAACAGTCTCGTGAAATTTCGTTGCATGGTCCAGGATATGTTTGATCCAGAATTTTTCATGGGTGTTTATGAGACAAGTGATCCCACTTCAAACTCGAAA CAGGTGAAATGTGGAAAATACAAAGATATCACAGAGGGTGGG GTGGACTTCAATTCAAGAAACACAGTTACTTCAGAGAGACAGACCTTTTATTGTGTCCCCATCCCAGGAGAATCTCAATGGGTCAAGGAA AGCTACACAGGTACCAGTCAGGCACGAGTGGTGCCCTCCACTTCCTATGTCCCAAACAGGCATAAGCGCAGCTATGAAGAGGACGATGAGATGGACACGCAGCCCCAGCAGATGAAAAATTTTAGTCAGG GAGCTCAGAGCTCTGCTGAGTCTCATGGGAACATTGAGCCGAAGCGTCAGGAGACAGAAGCTCCCAGCCATGACCCGTCTCCATCACACTGCACATCCAGTCTGGACCTCAACTTCCCTTTGCCTGGAGAGAAGGGCCCAGCCTGTCTTGTTAAG GTATATGAGGATTGGGACGGTTTCAAACTGAATGACATGTTGGAAGTATTTGGCATCCTTTCTGTGGACCCTGCCTTGAGCGTGATTGCAGATGAGAG AGAGGCTTCTTCTCTGTTGGACCCCACAGAAGGCATGGAGACAGTGGAGGAGCAAAGAGTTCACAGCCCACCAGCATCCCTCGTACCACGACTGCACATGCTGTATGCACAGCCTCTAGTGCACAATAACCCACTACTGCCCTCTAGTGTCTTGGAGAATAACGGCAACT ATTTAAGCAGTGTTCTTGGGGAACTGGCTtcaatcagagcagagctgctgACATACCTCACACATGTTCTGTTGGGGGATTCACTCGCTGCAGAGTACCTCATACTCCATCTCATCTCTAATGT aTACAGCAGACAGGATGTTCTTCCTTTGGGAAAATTTACCTTGAATCTCAGTGGCTGTCCTCACAGTTCTTCATACACTGAGCATCTCTACACGGTCATCCAACAGCTTGTGCCATCT TCATACCGACTATGCATGAGCCTGCATAACATGAACACCCAGAGGATGGTGCCCCGGAAAGATTACACAGCTAACCGCCTGGTGAGTGGGACTCTTCAGCTGTCCAATAACACGTCATTGTTTCTGGATGAGACACAGCTGGAGCAGGGCCAACTGGACACCACAG GTGTGCGAAACATCACCGCGCTGGGGAACCTGATCTCCTGGCAGAAGGTTGATTACGACTTCAACTACCACCAGATGGAATTCTCCTGCAATATTAACGTGCTCATCACATCTGAGGGCCGatcgctcctcccg TCTGACTGTCAGGTTCACCTTCGGCCCACCCTGAACCCACCTAACCTGGAGGAGTACCTGAGCGCCGTGCAGGTGGCGCAGGTTCCATCTCAGCTCAACAAGTATCGCATTTATCTGAGTGTGGCACGTGCTCTGAACTACACCATTTCAGATGAGATCACAAAG GCAGTAGAAGAGGACTTTGTAGAGATGCGAAAAGATGACCCTCAGAGTATGTCTGCGGAAGACCTCCATAGGCTGCTGGTTGTTGCGAG GTTGCTCTCATTAAGTCACGGGCAGAACACACTGTCTAGAGATGGCTGGATGAAAGCAAAGCAGCTCGAGGCTTTGAGAATAAGTAGAACACCGCAGCAGAAATGTGTGAATGGAAATGAGCCTTAA
- the LOC132110682 gene encoding mini-chromosome maintenance complex-binding protein isoform X1, giving the protein MPTVHDWINNPLGVVDGLFAQSKSCPDWEKKVVEYFKEKLKLNEAHTWVPSLNDVPLHYLKPNSLVKFRCMVQDMFDPEFFMGVYETSDPTSNSKQVKCGKYKDITEGGQVDFNSRNTVTSERQTFYCVPIPGESQWVKESYTGTSQARVVPSTSYVPNRHKRSYEEDDEMDTQPQQMKNFSQGAQSSAESHGNIEPKRQETEAPSHDPSPSHCTSSLDLNFPLPGEKGPACLVKVYEDWDGFKLNDMLEVFGILSVDPALSVIADEREASSLLDPTEGMETVEEQRVHSPPASLVPRLHMLYAQPLVHNNPLLPSSVLENNGNYLSSVLGELASIRAELLTYLTHVLLGDSLAAEYLILHLISNVYSRQDVLPLGKFTLNLSGCPHSSSYTEHLYTVIQQLVPSSYRLCMSLHNMNTQRMVPRKDYTANRLVSGTLQLSNNTSLFLDETQLEQGQLDTTGVRNITALGNLISWQKVDYDFNYHQMEFSCNINVLITSEGRSLLPSDCQVHLRPTLNPPNLEEYLSAVQVAQVPSQLNKYRIYLSVARALNYTISDEITKAVEEDFVEMRKDDPQSMSAEDLHRLLVVARLLSLSHGQNTLSRDGWMKAKQLEALRISRTPQQKCVNGNEP; this is encoded by the exons ATGCCTACGGTTCATGACTGGATCAATAACCCACTGGGTGTTGTTGATGGGCTGTTTG CCCAGAGTAAGTCCTGTCCAGACTGGGAGAAGAAAGTTGTGGAATATTTCAAAGAGAAACTGAAACTAAACGAGGCTCATACATGG GTTCCATCTCTGAATGATGTTCCCCTGCACTACCTGAAGCCTAACAGTCTCGTGAAATTTCGTTGCATGGTCCAGGATATGTTTGATCCAGAATTTTTCATGGGTGTTTATGAGACAAGTGATCCCACTTCAAACTCGAAA CAGGTGAAATGTGGAAAATACAAAGATATCACAGAGGGTGGG CAGGTGGACTTCAATTCAAGAAACACAGTTACTTCAGAGAGACAGACCTTTTATTGTGTCCCCATCCCAGGAGAATCTCAATGGGTCAAGGAA AGCTACACAGGTACCAGTCAGGCACGAGTGGTGCCCTCCACTTCCTATGTCCCAAACAGGCATAAGCGCAGCTATGAAGAGGACGATGAGATGGACACGCAGCCCCAGCAGATGAAAAATTTTAGTCAGG GAGCTCAGAGCTCTGCTGAGTCTCATGGGAACATTGAGCCGAAGCGTCAGGAGACAGAAGCTCCCAGCCATGACCCGTCTCCATCACACTGCACATCCAGTCTGGACCTCAACTTCCCTTTGCCTGGAGAGAAGGGCCCAGCCTGTCTTGTTAAG GTATATGAGGATTGGGACGGTTTCAAACTGAATGACATGTTGGAAGTATTTGGCATCCTTTCTGTGGACCCTGCCTTGAGCGTGATTGCAGATGAGAG AGAGGCTTCTTCTCTGTTGGACCCCACAGAAGGCATGGAGACAGTGGAGGAGCAAAGAGTTCACAGCCCACCAGCATCCCTCGTACCACGACTGCACATGCTGTATGCACAGCCTCTAGTGCACAATAACCCACTACTGCCCTCTAGTGTCTTGGAGAATAACGGCAACT ATTTAAGCAGTGTTCTTGGGGAACTGGCTtcaatcagagcagagctgctgACATACCTCACACATGTTCTGTTGGGGGATTCACTCGCTGCAGAGTACCTCATACTCCATCTCATCTCTAATGT aTACAGCAGACAGGATGTTCTTCCTTTGGGAAAATTTACCTTGAATCTCAGTGGCTGTCCTCACAGTTCTTCATACACTGAGCATCTCTACACGGTCATCCAACAGCTTGTGCCATCT TCATACCGACTATGCATGAGCCTGCATAACATGAACACCCAGAGGATGGTGCCCCGGAAAGATTACACAGCTAACCGCCTGGTGAGTGGGACTCTTCAGCTGTCCAATAACACGTCATTGTTTCTGGATGAGACACAGCTGGAGCAGGGCCAACTGGACACCACAG GTGTGCGAAACATCACCGCGCTGGGGAACCTGATCTCCTGGCAGAAGGTTGATTACGACTTCAACTACCACCAGATGGAATTCTCCTGCAATATTAACGTGCTCATCACATCTGAGGGCCGatcgctcctcccg TCTGACTGTCAGGTTCACCTTCGGCCCACCCTGAACCCACCTAACCTGGAGGAGTACCTGAGCGCCGTGCAGGTGGCGCAGGTTCCATCTCAGCTCAACAAGTATCGCATTTATCTGAGTGTGGCACGTGCTCTGAACTACACCATTTCAGATGAGATCACAAAG GCAGTAGAAGAGGACTTTGTAGAGATGCGAAAAGATGACCCTCAGAGTATGTCTGCGGAAGACCTCCATAGGCTGCTGGTTGTTGCGAG GTTGCTCTCATTAAGTCACGGGCAGAACACACTGTCTAGAGATGGCTGGATGAAAGCAAAGCAGCTCGAGGCTTTGAGAATAAGTAGAACACCGCAGCAGAAATGTGTGAATGGAAATGAGCCTTAA